A DNA window from Amycolatopsis sp. DSM 110486 contains the following coding sequences:
- a CDS encoding arylsulfatase — MSNSFQGKIKTDIRDSVPDWEPFEPPRAADGAPNVVYMVLDDVGYSAMSCYGGVIETPNIDRIAADGVRFTQWHTTALCSPTRSCLLTGRNHTRNAMACITEAAIGFPNANGTIPPENGMISEILEEHGWNTYIVGKWHLCPTDEMNLAATRRNWPTGRGFQRFYGFLGAETNQWYPDLVYDNHPVDQPKTPDEGYHFTDDITDKAIEFIKDAKAIAPDKPFFLYYAPGACHAPHHAPREWIERFEGRFDRGYDALRETVLARQKELGIVPADTELPPINPIGTPETRQGPDGQPFPPLDYTKPWDSLSDQEKRLFARMAEVYAGFLAHADHHIGRLLDHLEETGQRDNTLVILVSDNGASGEGGPNGSVNENKLFNGIPDDLDENLAMLDELGGPKTYNHYANGWAMAFNTPFKMWKRYEFNGGTADPCIISWPSVLGHGGEIRHQYHHAIDLVPTVLDCVDLRVPEAIKGHTQSPLDGVSMRYTFADPSAPSARSTQFYSMLGSRGIWHDGWKAVTTHPTISGWSNFADDVWQLYHTDVDRAEVHDLAAEHPDKLKELIRLWFAEADANGAFPLDDRSPLEILNTPRPQLSAARSRYVYYADVADVPEQQAVNIRNRSYSIGSLVDIPGKGAEGVLFAHGARFGGHALYVKDNRLHYVYNFVGMLEQKIDGTEDLPTGESLILAASFDKDGEEPPGIATGILSLYHGDHKVGEGRIKTQPGSFELAGEGLCVGRDSGAAVTDDYRGQRPHRFTGGTIKRVVIDVSGDPYVDQEREAEAMLMRE, encoded by the coding sequence ATGAGCAACTCGTTTCAGGGCAAGATCAAGACCGACATCCGCGACTCGGTTCCCGACTGGGAGCCGTTCGAGCCGCCGCGGGCCGCCGACGGCGCGCCGAACGTGGTCTACATGGTTCTCGACGACGTCGGGTACTCCGCGATGAGCTGTTACGGCGGCGTCATCGAGACCCCGAACATCGATCGCATCGCTGCCGACGGCGTGCGGTTCACGCAGTGGCACACCACCGCACTGTGCTCACCGACCCGGTCCTGCCTGCTCACCGGCCGCAACCACACCCGCAACGCGATGGCGTGCATCACGGAGGCGGCGATCGGTTTCCCGAACGCCAACGGCACGATCCCGCCGGAGAACGGCATGATCTCGGAAATCCTGGAGGAGCACGGCTGGAACACCTACATCGTCGGCAAATGGCACCTGTGCCCGACCGACGAGATGAACCTCGCCGCGACGCGGCGCAACTGGCCCACCGGCCGCGGGTTCCAGCGGTTCTACGGGTTCCTCGGCGCCGAGACGAACCAGTGGTATCCCGACCTCGTGTACGACAACCACCCGGTGGACCAGCCGAAGACTCCCGACGAGGGGTACCACTTCACCGACGACATCACCGACAAGGCGATCGAGTTCATCAAGGACGCCAAGGCGATCGCGCCGGACAAGCCGTTCTTTCTCTACTACGCGCCGGGAGCGTGCCACGCGCCGCACCACGCGCCGCGAGAGTGGATCGAACGATTCGAAGGCCGCTTCGACAGGGGATACGACGCACTGCGCGAAACCGTGCTGGCGCGGCAGAAGGAGCTCGGCATCGTGCCGGCTGACACCGAGCTCCCCCCGATCAACCCGATCGGCACCCCCGAGACCCGCCAGGGCCCGGACGGGCAGCCCTTCCCCCCGCTGGACTACACGAAGCCGTGGGACTCGCTGTCCGACCAGGAAAAGCGGCTCTTCGCGCGGATGGCCGAGGTATACGCGGGCTTCCTCGCCCACGCCGACCACCACATCGGCCGGCTTCTCGACCACCTGGAGGAGACCGGGCAACGGGACAACACGCTCGTCATCCTGGTCTCCGACAACGGCGCCAGCGGCGAGGGCGGCCCCAACGGGTCGGTGAACGAGAACAAACTGTTCAACGGCATCCCCGACGACCTCGACGAGAACCTCGCGATGCTCGACGAGCTGGGCGGTCCGAAGACCTACAACCACTACGCGAACGGCTGGGCAATGGCCTTCAACACGCCGTTCAAGATGTGGAAGCGCTACGAGTTCAACGGCGGCACAGCCGACCCGTGCATCATCTCCTGGCCGTCGGTACTCGGGCACGGCGGCGAGATCCGCCACCAGTACCACCACGCGATCGACCTCGTGCCCACGGTGCTCGACTGCGTGGACCTGCGGGTGCCGGAGGCGATCAAGGGACACACGCAGAGCCCGCTCGACGGGGTGAGCATGCGCTACACCTTCGCCGACCCGTCGGCGCCATCGGCCAGATCCACCCAGTTCTACTCGATGCTCGGCTCGCGCGGGATCTGGCACGACGGCTGGAAGGCCGTGACGACGCACCCGACGATCAGCGGCTGGAGCAACTTCGCCGACGACGTGTGGCAGCTCTACCACACCGACGTCGACCGCGCCGAGGTGCACGACCTCGCGGCCGAACACCCCGACAAGCTCAAGGAGTTGATCCGGCTCTGGTTCGCGGAGGCCGACGCCAACGGTGCGTTCCCGCTCGACGACCGCTCGCCCCTGGAAATCCTCAACACGCCGCGGCCGCAGCTGTCCGCGGCCCGCAGCCGCTACGTCTATTACGCGGATGTCGCCGACGTACCCGAACAACAGGCGGTCAACATCCGCAACCGGTCGTACTCGATCGGATCCCTTGTGGACATTCCTGGCAAAGGCGCCGAGGGCGTGCTGTTCGCGCACGGCGCGCGGTTCGGCGGGCACGCGCTCTACGTCAAGGACAACCGCCTGCACTACGTCTACAACTTCGTCGGCATGCTGGAGCAGAAGATCGACGGGACCGAGGACCTGCCGACGGGTGAGAGCCTGATCCTCGCGGCATCGTTCGACAAGGACGGTGAGGAGCCGCCAGGCATCGCCACCGGAATACTGTCGCTCTACCACGGCGACCACAAGGTCGGCGAGGGCCGCATCAAGACACAACCCGGCTCGTTCGAACTCGCCGGCGAGGGCCTGTGCGTCGGCCGCGACAGCGGGGCCGCCGTCACCGACGACTACCGGGGACAACGCCCCCACCGGTTCACCGGCGGCACCATCAAACGGGTCGTGATCGACGTCAGCGGCGACCCGTACGTCGACCAGGAGCGCGAGGCCGAGGCGATGCTCATGCGTGAGTAG
- a CDS encoding GAP family protein: protein MLSEAVPAAFGAAIYPPAVLFMAFLLVNPQPRKRALIFLAGAVFITLGFGFLSVLVLQSSGAESTKHRTVPAWIDLAIGIVLVAFALVVYFRPPRGPKAAKKHRELGVIGLLSVGLLMYTPTALYLASLHAIAKAHASLLVTVLSIILVAVIYMLLIEIPIIAHAIWPETTIRWVTAVNAWLARHGRTIIVVVAAGFGIYLTGSGIAHLV, encoded by the coding sequence ATGTTGTCCGAAGCTGTTCCTGCCGCGTTCGGTGCGGCGATCTACCCGCCGGCCGTGCTGTTCATGGCGTTCCTGCTGGTCAACCCACAACCCAGAAAGCGGGCGCTGATTTTCCTGGCCGGCGCTGTGTTCATCACCCTCGGCTTCGGCTTCCTCTCGGTGCTGGTGTTGCAGAGCAGCGGAGCCGAGAGCACCAAGCACCGCACCGTGCCGGCTTGGATCGACCTCGCCATCGGCATTGTGTTGGTGGCCTTCGCCCTGGTGGTCTACTTCCGGCCGCCACGCGGACCCAAGGCCGCCAAAAAGCACCGCGAGCTCGGTGTGATCGGGTTACTGAGCGTCGGTCTGCTGATGTACACGCCGACAGCGCTCTACTTGGCCTCGCTGCACGCCATCGCCAAAGCGCACGCCAGCCTGTTGGTGACGGTGCTGAGCATCATCCTCGTCGCCGTGATCTACATGCTGTTGATCGAGATACCGATCATCGCCCACGCCATCTGGCCGGAGACGACGATCCGCTGGGTCACCGCCGTGAACGCATGGCTGGCAAGACACGGCCGCACCATCATCGTCGTCGTGGCGGCCGGCTTCGGCATCTACCTCACCGGCTCGGGCATCGCCCACCTCGTGTAA
- a CDS encoding condensation domain-containing protein has translation MDRIEAEAVLAGIWEQILRVEKVGPDDDFFSLGGDSLLALKVIGEAERAGLSLSLIDMFRNPTPRGACSVLGTRGPGVASGPDLLSALDQARVPDGVEDVYPAARLQLGLIFEGLVSQGTAYLDVVARTVTRPLDHGALAAALARLSARHPVLRTRFDLATFSEPMQVVEAAAPIPVAFADWTGLGSSERAAAHEAVMDELAAPFDVERAPLLRAHAAAVDGESFVLAYSFHHAILDGWSEAVFFNELVRTYAGLVGGEPPDLPAPVPYREFVRLEREAATDPESVRFAEGLRDTLPPGPAPSGEPLVHRKVSATIPRHDSDRLAELSARWGLPLKSLLLAANCAAVGAVRETDDPVVGLLLNGRPEQAGADVTLGLFLNQLPVRVGVPDGDWRAAARRCLAAENELLAHRRFPHSALRKLLGADPFEVMFNYVHFHPRDELLTAGLITPEEDMRDHTSLPIRVEALNEAAGEGLSVHVTADTSRYGDDFPGRLLSAMVRATAELAANAG, from the coding sequence GTGGACAGGATCGAAGCGGAGGCGGTGCTCGCCGGGATCTGGGAGCAGATCCTGCGGGTCGAGAAGGTGGGGCCGGACGACGACTTCTTTTCCCTCGGCGGCGATTCCCTCCTCGCGCTCAAGGTCATCGGCGAGGCCGAGCGGGCCGGGCTGAGCCTGTCCCTGATCGATATGTTCCGGAATCCGACGCCGCGGGGCGCGTGCTCGGTGCTGGGGACCCGCGGCCCCGGCGTCGCTTCCGGCCCCGACCTCCTTTCGGCGCTCGACCAGGCCCGGGTCCCCGACGGCGTCGAAGATGTCTATCCGGCGGCCCGGCTGCAGCTCGGCCTCATTTTCGAGGGGCTCGTCAGCCAGGGCACGGCCTACCTGGACGTGGTGGCCCGGACCGTGACCCGGCCACTGGACCACGGGGCGCTCGCCGCCGCGCTGGCCCGGCTGTCCGCCCGGCATCCGGTGCTGCGCACGCGGTTCGACCTGGCGACGTTCAGCGAGCCCATGCAGGTGGTCGAGGCCGCGGCGCCGATCCCGGTCGCCTTCGCCGACTGGACCGGGCTCGGCAGCAGCGAGCGGGCCGCCGCCCACGAGGCCGTGATGGACGAACTCGCCGCCCCGTTCGACGTCGAGCGCGCACCGCTGCTGCGGGCGCATGCGGCGGCCGTGGACGGCGAGTCCTTCGTCCTGGCCTACTCGTTCCACCACGCGATCCTCGACGGGTGGAGTGAAGCGGTGTTCTTCAACGAGCTCGTGCGGACTTACGCCGGCCTGGTCGGCGGAGAGCCGCCGGACCTGCCCGCGCCGGTCCCGTACCGGGAGTTCGTCCGGCTGGAGCGAGAAGCGGCCACCGACCCCGAGTCCGTCCGGTTCGCCGAAGGGCTCCGGGACACCTTGCCGCCGGGCCCGGCTCCGAGCGGCGAGCCGCTCGTGCACCGCAAGGTCAGTGCGACGATCCCGCGACACGACAGCGACCGGCTCGCCGAGCTGTCCGCGCGCTGGGGCCTCCCGTTGAAGAGCCTGCTGCTCGCGGCGAACTGCGCAGCGGTCGGTGCGGTCCGGGAGACCGATGATCCCGTGGTCGGCCTGCTGCTCAACGGCCGCCCCGAACAGGCGGGCGCGGACGTGACGCTCGGGTTGTTCCTCAACCAGTTGCCCGTCCGCGTAGGCGTGCCGGACGGCGATTGGCGGGCGGCGGCGAGGAGGTGCCTCGCCGCGGAGAACGAGCTGCTGGCTCACCGGCGGTTTCCGCATTCGGCCCTGCGCAAGCTGCTGGGCGCCGACCCGTTCGAGGTGATGTTCAACTACGTCCACTTCCACCCACGGGACGAGCTGCTTACCGCCGGGCTGATCACCCCGGAAGAGGACATGCGCGACCACACCAGCCTGCCGATCCGGGTGGAAGCCCTCAACGAGGCGGCGGGCGAAGGCCTCAGCGTGCACGTCACTGCGGACACCTCCCGCTACGGCGACGACTTTCCGGGCCGCCTCCTGTCGGCGATGGTGCGGGCGACCGCGGAGCTGGCGGCCAACGCCGGTTGA
- a CDS encoding acetyl-CoA carboxylase biotin carboxylase subunit family protein: MTKTLVVVYDDGAAHPGDIAVGLAGWAGCVFVVPPNRHTLAMAPLLARFGPVVVAESVSDAAAEVGRHRPDGLVTYAERGLGLAGELAGLLGLPFHDERTLRCLTDKWHQRAALRAAGVDVVRCRRIETAADWPDAVAETGLPAVLKPAHGGGSRNTYYVEDAETGLELVRRLLAEPAPGLVDGGTLVLEEYLPGRDCGAFGDYVSIESVVQDGVIADLAVTGKFPMVPPFRETGRFWPSPLGPVETAEVRELAAAAVSAVGLRTGLSHTEVKLTPAGPRLIEVNGRLGGGINELAVRARGINLVEAGGRIALGERVVVPDLYTGRAYFQVFHPAPRRAGTLVGIEGAEYVRDLAGVTLYRPYARPGTQFPGGVQTVELDIVMGETADVADLAPIVAKVESTLRYRFEFPAGEQHTVAAAELGAW, translated from the coding sequence GTGACCAAGACGCTGGTGGTGGTGTACGACGACGGCGCGGCCCATCCCGGCGACATCGCCGTGGGACTGGCCGGCTGGGCCGGCTGTGTCTTCGTCGTGCCGCCGAACCGGCACACCCTGGCGATGGCGCCGCTGCTCGCGCGGTTCGGCCCGGTCGTCGTGGCGGAGTCGGTGTCGGACGCGGCCGCCGAGGTAGGCCGGCACCGCCCCGACGGGCTGGTGACCTACGCCGAGCGAGGGCTCGGTCTGGCCGGCGAGCTGGCCGGGCTCCTGGGGCTGCCTTTCCACGACGAACGAACCCTGCGGTGCCTCACCGACAAGTGGCACCAGCGGGCGGCGCTGCGGGCGGCCGGGGTCGACGTGGTGCGCTGCCGCCGGATCGAGACGGCGGCCGACTGGCCGGACGCCGTTGCCGAGACCGGGCTGCCCGCCGTCCTCAAACCCGCGCACGGCGGGGGCAGCCGGAACACGTACTACGTCGAGGACGCGGAGACCGGTTTGGAGCTGGTCCGGCGGCTGCTCGCCGAACCTGCGCCCGGACTCGTCGACGGCGGCACGCTCGTCCTCGAGGAATATCTGCCCGGGCGTGACTGCGGGGCGTTCGGCGACTACGTGTCGATCGAAAGCGTCGTCCAGGACGGCGTGATCGCGGACCTGGCGGTGACCGGCAAGTTCCCGATGGTGCCGCCGTTCCGCGAAACCGGCCGGTTCTGGCCGTCGCCGCTCGGCCCCGTCGAGACAGCCGAGGTCCGTGAGCTGGCTGCGGCGGCGGTCTCGGCGGTCGGTCTGCGCACCGGCCTCTCCCACACCGAGGTCAAGCTGACGCCGGCCGGGCCTCGGCTGATCGAGGTGAACGGCCGCCTCGGCGGCGGGATCAACGAGCTGGCCGTTCGGGCGCGGGGCATCAACCTCGTCGAAGCCGGCGGCCGGATCGCCCTGGGAGAGCGGGTCGTGGTACCTGATCTCTACACCGGCCGGGCGTACTTCCAGGTGTTCCACCCCGCTCCCCGCCGGGCGGGCACGCTGGTCGGGATCGAGGGCGCCGAATACGTGCGGGACCTGGCCGGAGTGACGCTGTACCGGCCGTATGCCCGGCCCGGCACGCAGTTCCCGGGCGGGGTGCAGACCGTGGAATTGGACATCGTGATGGGGGAGACGGCGGACGTCGCCGATCTCGCTCCGATTGTGGCGAAGGTGGAATCCACGCTGCGGTACCGGTTCGAGTTCCCCGCGGGGGAACAGCACACCGTGGCCGCGGCAGAACTGGGGGCATGGTGA
- a CDS encoding thioesterase II family protein translates to MNRHRLCPQLWQLGETAPATARRTFVLAPFGGGSAYAVAEWAGQLVHPGEAAVAIQYPGRGPRQLEPNATELRTLAADCAAAVRAHCPSPLVLVGHSLGGVLGYELAIALEDLGADVELLVASAARPPDDQRLDTDAVLAMSRDDWLTEVASGGHVDVSGPGLADVADLMIPVLRADYLLLARYVPAGRRPVRSGLLALGGADDPWVRQAHLDAWGGWTTGSFAFRVVAGGHFYYRGRLETFGGAIRERLAPAVAPAGTEVLP, encoded by the coding sequence ATGAACCGGCACCGGTTGTGCCCGCAGCTCTGGCAACTCGGCGAGACGGCGCCGGCGACCGCCCGGCGTACCTTCGTGCTGGCTCCCTTCGGGGGCGGCAGCGCCTACGCGGTCGCCGAATGGGCCGGGCAGCTGGTGCACCCGGGAGAAGCCGCGGTCGCGATCCAGTACCCCGGCCGCGGGCCGCGTCAGCTCGAACCGAACGCGACCGAACTGCGGACGCTCGCGGCCGACTGCGCCGCCGCCGTCCGCGCCCACTGCCCGAGTCCCCTGGTACTGGTCGGCCACAGCCTGGGCGGGGTGCTCGGCTACGAGCTCGCGATCGCCCTCGAAGACCTGGGCGCGGACGTCGAGCTGCTGGTCGCGTCCGCGGCCCGGCCCCCGGACGATCAGCGGCTGGACACCGACGCCGTGCTCGCGATGAGCCGGGACGACTGGCTCACCGAGGTGGCCTCGGGCGGGCACGTCGACGTGTCCGGGCCGGGCCTGGCCGACGTCGCCGATCTGATGATCCCGGTGCTGCGGGCGGACTACCTGCTGCTCGCCCGCTACGTGCCGGCGGGCAGGCGGCCAGTCCGCAGCGGCCTCCTGGCGCTGGGCGGCGCCGACGACCCCTGGGTCCGGCAGGCCCACCTCGACGCCTGGGGCGGCTGGACCACCGGGTCGTTCGCTTTCCGCGTCGTTGCGGGCGGGCACTTCTACTACCGCGGCCGGCTCGAGACGTTCGGCGGGGCGATCCGTGAGCGGCTGGCCCCGGCCGTCGCTCCTGCCGGCACGGAGGTGCTCCCGTGA
- a CDS encoding MbtH family NRPS accessory protein produces MDYVVVVDPEDRYSLLPEQVPVPPGWRPAGFTGTRQDCLDLIDREWTDIRPAGIRPESRPDRR; encoded by the coding sequence ATGGACTACGTCGTCGTGGTCGATCCCGAAGACCGGTATTCCTTGTTGCCCGAGCAGGTGCCGGTGCCACCGGGATGGCGGCCGGCCGGCTTCACGGGCACCAGGCAGGACTGCCTCGACCTGATCGACCGGGAGTGGACCGACATCCGGCCCGCCGGCATCCGCCCCGAGTCCCGGCCGGACCGGCGATGA
- a CDS encoding non-ribosomal peptide synthetase: protein MAGLPDSVRRAPTAAHAFATAAAAAGNRPALRQAGAVLGYADLAGAAGAAAGWLQARGIGRGDVVATLHDRSPRAMIAVLAAWAVGAAYVHIEATDPDARVAALLATTKARAVFTDERNAGRLAVGAPPVAVFDETATAPYRIEPGLSSGDVAYLVCTSGSTGTPKAVVVAHRALLNYTAAFFERIAATGLDSFGLATTFAADLGKVSVYGALLSGARLDVYRREMTLDPVALAADLRAHPAACLTYTPSQLEALAAEGKLAALLPRKLLVVAGEAFPPRLARAIFAARPELEVHNGYGPSEATILATMHRVVPEDADRPRVPIGTPLAGVRARVLGPDGRPVASGGTGVLHLGGVCLADGYLGEPELTAAKFAGFGEDGTFYRTDDVVVETPGGTLDYLGRADRQLKVRGNRVEPGEVEAVLLDRPGIRQAVVTGESPEAGGPKELVAYVTGTGEPAGLVRALREILPSALVPSRLHFVPTIPVNLNGKTDFAALRAAVGRAAVPPETGEPPRTETERFVLDVWSDVLGRAGIGRADRFLEIGGDSFKALTVFARLRRTYPELVITQLYQHATAAELASALDGTTVPAAEAAVTVVEL from the coding sequence ATGGCCGGCTTGCCGGACTCAGTACGCCGAGCCCCGACCGCGGCCCACGCGTTCGCCACGGCCGCCGCAGCGGCCGGGAACCGCCCGGCGCTGCGGCAGGCCGGCGCGGTCTTAGGCTACGCGGACCTGGCTGGTGCAGCCGGGGCCGCCGCCGGCTGGCTGCAGGCCCGGGGCATCGGCCGCGGTGACGTCGTCGCCACCCTGCACGACCGGTCCCCGCGGGCGATGATCGCCGTCCTGGCGGCGTGGGCCGTCGGCGCCGCCTATGTGCACATCGAGGCGACCGACCCGGACGCCCGCGTCGCGGCGCTGCTGGCCACGACGAAGGCGCGCGCGGTCTTCACCGACGAGCGCAACGCCGGGCGGCTTGCCGTCGGCGCGCCGCCCGTCGCCGTCTTCGACGAGACCGCGACCGCCCCGTACCGCATCGAGCCGGGGCTCTCCTCCGGCGATGTCGCCTACCTGGTCTGCACCTCCGGCTCCACCGGAACACCGAAGGCCGTCGTCGTCGCGCACCGCGCGCTCCTGAACTACACCGCGGCCTTCTTCGAGCGGATCGCGGCCACGGGTCTGGACAGCTTCGGGCTCGCCACGACGTTCGCGGCCGACCTGGGCAAGGTCTCGGTCTACGGCGCTCTCCTTTCGGGGGCGCGCCTGGACGTCTACCGCCGCGAAATGACGCTCGATCCGGTCGCGCTCGCCGCCGACCTGCGGGCGCACCCCGCCGCCTGCCTCACGTACACGCCATCCCAGCTGGAAGCCCTGGCGGCGGAAGGAAAGCTCGCCGCGCTCCTGCCGCGGAAGCTACTCGTAGTCGCGGGGGAGGCGTTCCCGCCCCGCCTGGCCCGCGCGATCTTCGCCGCCCGCCCGGAGCTGGAGGTGCACAACGGGTACGGCCCGTCGGAGGCGACGATCCTGGCCACCATGCACCGCGTCGTACCGGAGGACGCCGACCGGCCCCGGGTCCCGATCGGCACGCCGCTGGCGGGCGTGCGGGCGCGGGTCCTCGGGCCGGACGGCCGCCCGGTCGCCTCGGGGGGCACCGGCGTGCTCCACCTCGGCGGCGTGTGCCTCGCCGACGGCTACCTCGGCGAACCGGAGCTGACCGCGGCGAAGTTCGCCGGGTTCGGCGAGGACGGGACGTTCTACCGCACCGACGACGTCGTCGTCGAAACGCCCGGCGGAACGCTCGACTACCTCGGCCGCGCGGACCGGCAGCTCAAGGTGCGCGGCAACCGCGTCGAGCCGGGTGAGGTTGAGGCCGTGCTGCTGGACCGGCCCGGCATCCGTCAGGCCGTGGTGACGGGGGAGAGCCCGGAGGCCGGCGGGCCGAAGGAACTGGTCGCCTACGTCACCGGGACCGGCGAACCCGCGGGGCTCGTCCGCGCGCTGCGCGAGATCCTGCCGTCCGCGCTGGTGCCCAGCCGCCTCCACTTCGTCCCCACCATCCCGGTGAACCTCAACGGCAAGACCGATTTCGCCGCGCTGCGGGCCGCGGTGGGACGTGCCGCCGTGCCGCCGGAGACCGGCGAGCCGCCGCGGACCGAGACCGAACGCTTCGTGCTGGACGTGTGGTCCGACGTGCTCGGCCGGGCGGGGATCGGCCGAGCCGACCGGTTCCTGGAGATCGGCGGTGACTCCTTCAAGGCGCTGACTGTCTTCGCGCGGCTGCGCCGGACCTACCCGGAGCTCGTCATCACCCAGCTCTATCAGCACGCCACGGCCGCCGAGCTGGCGTCCGCGCTCGACGGCACGACGGTGCCCGCGGCCGAGGCCGCCGTCACCGTCGTCGAACTCTGA
- a CDS encoding acyl carrier protein — protein MPETSVDIGPELARLIAAVTDAPVADVTPERPFTDLAGWSSHTALRLFTAVEDTFGVRLDLKTYLTTETVGALAELTAAARRPESRR, from the coding sequence ATGCCTGAGACCTCCGTCGACATCGGACCCGAGCTGGCCCGGCTGATCGCCGCCGTCACCGACGCGCCGGTCGCCGACGTGACGCCGGAACGTCCCTTCACCGACTTGGCGGGTTGGAGCAGCCACACCGCGCTGCGCCTGTTCACCGCGGTCGAGGACACCTTCGGCGTCCGGCTCGACCTCAAGACCTACCTGACCACCGAAACCGTGGGCGCGCTGGCGGAACTGACCGCCGCCGCCCGCCGTCCTGAGTCCCGCCGATGA
- a CDS encoding HAD family hydrolase — protein sequence MDDLFARVRRLAEPGAAPDPSLLDLLVRTDDVTPVREAGRVLAGVDPALVLPPGRAARELRVAIVASFTADNVVSLLRVALLAAGIDARIRLTPPGQLLSQLQTGDSELARFAPDLTLCLTDDRFFLPDRVSPEDLDGTRAESGDRLAAFGDAVAAFARHGKGRIVLHTVPLSAERPKTLIAHEDRARLGRIWRELNLGLLDLAEPGGRVGVLDLETLLASTPIPLRDERLHRFAGMAWSAALEWRYAREAAGYARVVAGTSRKCLVVDLDNTLWGGVLGDDGPENIEVGSLYPGNAFVAMQRAVRSLRRQGVLVAVATKNDPDLVERVFAEHPGLLLRRGDFVAVKANWDAKDGSLAEIAAELNLGLDSFVFVDDSPFECELIREALPQVTVVRVDGDPADHVGALVSGGHFDLSATTDTDRRRTELYQAREQRQQWQESRPSTEDYLAGLAMTVRVRAADEYQLPRVVQLGARTNQFTLTGEPHSEQRTREMAAAPDCLVLAFEVEDRFGDEGVVGAVWIARQQESWLIENMVMSCRVFARGIEFAVLQTVAGLAADAGAVRLEAEFRSSGRNGPAKKFLSDAGFAWAPGVARQILPLNPERDLVPSWITLRHEERTTAHA from the coding sequence GTGGACGACCTGTTCGCCCGAGTGCGCCGCCTGGCCGAGCCGGGCGCCGCCCCCGATCCGTCGCTGCTGGACCTGCTGGTCCGGACCGACGACGTCACCCCGGTCCGCGAGGCGGGGCGGGTGCTGGCCGGCGTGGACCCGGCACTGGTGCTGCCGCCCGGACGTGCGGCCCGCGAGCTCCGCGTCGCGATCGTCGCGTCTTTCACGGCGGACAACGTCGTCTCGCTGCTGCGCGTCGCCTTGCTCGCCGCCGGGATCGACGCCCGGATCCGGCTGACTCCGCCCGGGCAGCTGCTCTCGCAACTGCAGACCGGCGATTCGGAGTTGGCGCGGTTCGCTCCCGATCTGACCCTGTGCCTGACCGACGACCGGTTCTTCCTCCCGGACCGGGTGAGCCCGGAAGACCTCGACGGCACTCGGGCGGAAAGCGGGGACCGGCTGGCCGCGTTCGGCGACGCCGTCGCGGCGTTCGCCCGGCACGGCAAGGGCCGGATCGTGCTCCATACCGTTCCGCTGTCCGCAGAGCGGCCGAAGACGCTGATCGCGCACGAGGACCGCGCGCGGCTAGGCCGGATCTGGCGGGAACTGAACCTCGGCCTGCTGGACCTCGCCGAGCCGGGCGGCCGCGTCGGCGTGCTCGACTTGGAGACGCTGCTCGCGAGCACGCCGATCCCGCTACGGGACGAACGCCTGCACCGGTTCGCCGGGATGGCCTGGTCCGCGGCGCTCGAGTGGCGTTACGCCCGCGAAGCCGCGGGATACGCCCGCGTGGTCGCCGGGACGTCTCGCAAATGCCTGGTGGTGGACCTCGACAACACCCTGTGGGGCGGGGTGCTCGGCGACGACGGCCCGGAGAACATCGAGGTCGGCTCGCTGTACCCGGGCAACGCGTTCGTCGCGATGCAGCGGGCAGTGCGGTCGTTGCGGCGGCAGGGCGTCCTGGTCGCCGTGGCCACCAAGAACGACCCGGACCTGGTGGAGCGAGTGTTCGCCGAACACCCGGGGCTGCTCCTGCGCCGCGGCGACTTCGTGGCCGTCAAGGCGAACTGGGACGCCAAGGACGGCAGCCTCGCCGAAATCGCGGCCGAGCTGAACCTGGGCCTCGACAGCTTCGTCTTCGTGGACGACTCGCCGTTCGAATGCGAGCTGATCCGCGAGGCGCTCCCGCAGGTGACCGTCGTCCGGGTGGACGGCGACCCCGCCGACCACGTCGGGGCCCTGGTGTCGGGCGGGCACTTCGACCTGTCGGCGACCACAGACACCGACCGACGGCGGACCGAGCTCTACCAGGCACGGGAACAACGGCAGCAATGGCAAGAGAGCCGTCCGTCCACAGAGGACTACCTGGCCGGGCTGGCGATGACGGTGCGGGTGCGCGCGGCCGACGAGTACCAGCTCCCGCGCGTCGTCCAGCTCGGCGCCCGGACCAACCAGTTCACGCTGACCGGCGAGCCGCATTCCGAGCAGCGGACCCGGGAAATGGCCGCGGCGCCGGACTGCCTCGTGCTCGCCTTCGAGGTCGAGGACCGGTTCGGCGACGAAGGGGTTGTCGGCGCCGTGTGGATCGCGCGGCAGCAGGAGAGCTGGCTGATCGAGAACATGGTGATGAGCTGCCGGGTCTTCGCGCGCGGGATCGAGTTCGCGGTCCTGCAGACCGTGGCCGGCCTCGCCGCGGACGCCGGCGCCGTCCGGCTCGAAGCCGAATTCCGGTCCAGCGGGCGCAACGGCCCGGCCAAGAAGTTCCTCAGCGACGCCGGTTTCGCGTGGGCTCCCGGCGTGGCCCGGCAGATCCTGCCGCTGAACCCGGAACGCGACCTCGTTCCCTCGTGGATCACCCTTCGGCACGAAGAACGGACGACCGCTCATGCCTGA